Proteins from a single region of Veillonellaceae bacterium:
- a CDS encoding bifunctional folylpolyglutamate synthase/dihydrofolate synthase: MTYEDSLQYLTQLGKFGINLGLTRIERLLELMGNPERCFKPIHVTGTNGKGSTTVMLASILQASGIRTGMYTSPHLNEYTERIVVNGQEISETKFSEAISYTAQFVTKMAEQGWEHPTEFEVLTAAAFYYFAAADVEYAIIEVGLGGLLDSTNVINPEVAVITNVALEHTDRCGSTIAEIAAHKAGIIKNAVPVVTAAQHDAFTVINTKALGTRSDVYLLGRDFKATFAGLAGLQQKVSFELVDDPDGPKQVTANLIGSHQAENCALAIMTAILIGKKDKRISWEQIVKGVAAAKWPGRFEIFSGRPMVVIDGAHNPAGAIRLRDNLDLVFAGKEIVFLLGILKDKDVCGIVNSLIRPNDKVVVAAPLSDRAGEPSEVAKLIKANVVSTAENIEEGLRLAKVLAGSDGIICIAGSLYLIGAARAIIVGGQKIGC; encoded by the coding sequence ATGACTTACGAAGATTCACTGCAATACCTTACTCAGCTAGGAAAATTCGGTATAAATTTAGGTCTGACCAGAATCGAGCGACTGCTTGAGCTCATGGGTAATCCTGAACGCTGCTTTAAGCCTATTCATGTTACAGGCACTAACGGCAAAGGGTCCACAACGGTAATGCTGGCTTCCATCCTACAAGCCTCAGGCATTAGGACTGGTATGTATACCTCGCCCCATCTTAATGAATATACTGAGCGAATAGTCGTAAACGGTCAGGAGATTTCCGAGACAAAATTTAGTGAGGCAATTTCATATACAGCGCAATTTGTAACTAAAATGGCGGAACAAGGATGGGAGCACCCAACAGAGTTTGAAGTGCTGACAGCAGCGGCGTTTTATTATTTCGCCGCTGCTGATGTAGAGTATGCCATTATTGAAGTTGGGCTTGGGGGGCTTTTAGATTCAACTAATGTTATTAATCCTGAAGTAGCCGTAATTACAAATGTAGCCCTTGAGCATACCGACCGCTGCGGCAGTACCATCGCTGAAATTGCTGCCCATAAAGCAGGTATTATAAAAAATGCTGTACCGGTTGTTACCGCTGCGCAGCATGATGCTTTTACGGTAATTAACACAAAGGCGTTAGGCACTCGATCCGATGTGTATTTGCTTGGTCGCGATTTTAAAGCTACGTTTGCCGGCTTAGCGGGTTTGCAACAAAAGGTTAGTTTTGAGCTGGTTGATGATCCGGACGGTCCAAAACAAGTGACAGCTAATCTCATTGGCAGTCATCAGGCTGAAAACTGCGCCTTAGCGATAATGACTGCTATTCTTATCGGTAAAAAAGACAAGCGAATAAGTTGGGAGCAGATAGTGAAGGGGGTAGCTGCTGCAAAATGGCCAGGCCGGTTTGAAATATTCTCCGGCCGGCCGATGGTAGTAATTGATGGTGCGCATAACCCGGCAGGGGCAATAAGGCTGCGCGATAATCTTGATCTTGTGTTTGCTGGTAAAGAGATTGTCTTTTTGCTAGGGATTTTAAAGGATAAAGATGTTTGCGGTATTGTTAATTCCCTGATTAGGCCTAATGATAAAGTTGTTGTTGCCGCGCCTTTATCAGACCGTGCCGGCGAGCCAAGCGAGGTTGCAAAGCTAATAAAGGCTAACGTAGTAAGCACTGCTGAAAATATTGAAGAAGGACTTCGACTGGCTAAAGTTTTGGCTGGTTCTGACGGTATTATATGTATTGCTGGTTCACTTTACCTAATCGGTGCCGCCCGCGCTATAATAGTAGGTGGACAAAAAATTGGCTGTTAA
- a CDS encoding polymerase encodes MRISYRLIKLQYYFDLIIEHCIIAVAFFLPLSAITADVFFVAGLTAWALKMIATRKFSLKRTPFDELILMFIIFSALSIGSSPDRGFSFYNYYNLMGRYILIYYLVVNNIQSTDQVKRIVWAILGSAFIVALYGFYQYLFSDRMITEWVDYEQFPDLKFRVFSTMQNPNLLAGFLVTIMAIAAGLGCKETTLNCRSAAFSLVAILAVCLVLTYSRGAWLSVLALIAAFGVLYNRKIFWLLLLLPLLGLFGHDVLLERLMSIFNPTDTSSTLRIALWESTVAMIMDKPFFGIGWGAYWMVYPEYDFFINDSSTKIVHAHNMYLNIAAEIGIPGLMVFLGIIYSHLKTAVNLISYSANRFTAGLMLGIAAALIALAVNGLTDYILFNIQMSMLFWLLNAIITVLWGESCRYGTTSRFLKKM; translated from the coding sequence GTGAGAATATCATATCGGCTTATAAAATTACAATACTATTTTGATTTGATTATCGAGCACTGCATTATCGCGGTGGCCTTTTTTTTGCCGTTGTCAGCTATTACTGCTGATGTCTTTTTTGTGGCAGGTTTAACGGCTTGGGCTCTAAAGATGATTGCAACCCGCAAATTCAGTCTGAAACGCACCCCGTTTGATGAACTCATTTTAATGTTCATCATTTTTTCAGCACTATCTATCGGGAGTTCGCCTGACCGAGGGTTTAGTTTTTACAACTATTATAATTTGATGGGCCGCTATATACTTATCTACTATTTGGTCGTTAACAATATTCAATCGACCGACCAGGTAAAAAGGATTGTATGGGCTATTTTAGGATCAGCTTTTATTGTCGCGTTATACGGTTTTTATCAGTATCTATTTAGTGACAGAATGATAACAGAATGGGTTGATTATGAGCAGTTTCCAGATCTTAAGTTTAGGGTATTTTCTACTATGCAAAATCCGAATCTGCTGGCGGGATTCCTTGTTACTATTATGGCAATTGCTGCCGGGCTTGGCTGTAAGGAAACTACTCTTAACTGCAGAAGCGCAGCTTTTAGTCTGGTTGCAATACTGGCGGTCTGCCTTGTACTTACCTATTCCCGCGGCGCTTGGCTTAGTGTTTTAGCTCTAATTGCCGCATTTGGTGTATTGTATAATCGAAAAATCTTTTGGCTGCTATTATTGCTTCCTCTTCTTGGGCTGTTTGGCCATGATGTTTTACTTGAGCGTTTGATGTCGATATTTAATCCGACTGATACTTCTTCAACGCTTCGGATAGCGCTATGGGAAAGTACGGTAGCCATGATAATGGACAAGCCATTCTTTGGGATTGGCTGGGGAGCATATTGGATGGTTTATCCTGAGTATGATTTCTTTATTAACGATTCTAGTACCAAGATTGTCCATGCGCATAATATGTATCTAAATATAGCAGCCGAAATCGGAATACCTGGCTTGATGGTTTTTCTGGGGATTATTTATTCTCATTTAAAGACTGCTGTAAATTTGATCAGCTATTCGGCAAATCGCTTTACAGCGGGCTTGATGCTTGGGATTGCCGCTGCTCTTATCGCTCTGGCTGTCAACGGATTAACAGATTACATCTTGTTTAATATCCAGATGTCGATGCTATTTTGGTTGCTGAATGCGATAATTACCGTTCTATGGGGCGAAAGCTGCAGGTATGGAACAACGTCCAGGTTTTTGAAAAAAATGTAA
- a CDS encoding valine--tRNA ligase, whose translation MEEKNIPSVYDPQAVESRWYKFWEENSLFHAEPEPDKQPFSIVIPPPNVTGQLHMGHALDNTLQDVLIRWRRMQGYNTLWMPGSDHAGIATQIKVEETLAKDGLTRYDLGREDFIDRVWDWKHQYGSRITTQLKSLGASCDWARERFTMDEGCSRAVREVFVSLYEKGLIYQGSRITNWCPRCNTALSDIEVEHEDKPGNLYHVRYLVEGTEDQYVTVATTRPETILGDSGVAVHPDDDRYRDLVGKNLILPIVGRKLPIVADEYVDPSFGTGAVKVTPAHDPNDFDMGLRHKLPEIVVINNDGTMSEDTGKYAGMDRYECRKQLVHDLKELGNLVKIDEHNHAVGHCQRCRTVVEPLISKQWFVSMEPLAKPAIEAVQSGAIKFVPERFTKIYINWLEGIRDWCISRQIWWGHRIPAWYCECGETIVSRDDISVCPKCGGKLEQDPDVLDTWFSSALWPFSTMGWPEQTAELKQFYPTSVLVTGYDIIFFWVARMIMMGLEFKKEIPFKHVFIHGLVRDSQGRKMSKSLGNGIDPLEVIEKYGADTLRFTLVTGNTPGNDMRFYWERVESSRNFANKLWNASRFVMMNLEGFDAADKPKDEALTLADRWILSRYAQTVSEVTRNLDRFEVGEAARLLYEFIWNEYCDWYIELAKSRLYNKEDEVSRGAAQYVLWYILNNTLKLLHPFMPFITEHIWQHLPHEGVSIIVAPWPKDRPELISVEADRDMGVIMDTIKAIRNMRAEVNVPPGRKSEVILQIADDFRTTFEANQSYLKTLAAAEPITMLPITEQKPENAMTAVASGVEIYLPLKGLIDVEKETARLRKELEKIEKELSRIAGKLANEGFVAKAPAEVIEKERAKEQEYREKRDAINERLSYLARL comes from the coding sequence CTGGCGCCGTATGCAGGGCTACAATACATTATGGATGCCTGGTTCAGACCATGCAGGTATTGCAACTCAGATTAAAGTTGAAGAGACTTTGGCAAAGGATGGTCTAACCCGTTATGATTTGGGGCGGGAAGACTTTATTGATAGGGTTTGGGATTGGAAACATCAGTATGGCAGCCGAATCACTACTCAGCTGAAAAGTCTTGGCGCTTCCTGTGACTGGGCGCGTGAGCGTTTTACTATGGATGAAGGCTGTTCGCGGGCTGTTCGTGAGGTATTTGTTTCTCTTTATGAAAAGGGCCTTATATATCAAGGTAGCCGAATTACTAACTGGTGCCCTCGCTGCAACACGGCTTTGAGTGATATTGAAGTTGAGCATGAAGACAAACCAGGCAATTTGTATCATGTGCGCTATCTGGTCGAAGGTACTGAGGATCAATATGTTACTGTTGCAACTACCCGCCCGGAAACTATTTTAGGTGACAGCGGGGTTGCCGTCCATCCTGATGACGACAGATACCGAGATTTAGTCGGCAAGAATCTGATTTTACCGATAGTAGGGCGGAAACTTCCTATTGTTGCCGATGAATATGTAGATCCTTCCTTTGGAACGGGTGCGGTCAAAGTTACTCCGGCTCATGATCCTAATGACTTTGATATGGGGCTTAGACATAAACTGCCGGAAATCGTTGTTATTAATAATGACGGAACAATGTCTGAAGATACCGGTAAATATGCAGGAATGGATCGGTACGAATGCCGCAAACAGCTCGTACATGATTTAAAGGAATTGGGCAACCTTGTAAAAATTGATGAACACAACCACGCTGTCGGTCATTGTCAGCGCTGCCGGACAGTGGTCGAGCCGCTTATTTCAAAACAGTGGTTTGTATCGATGGAACCTTTGGCTAAACCGGCGATTGAGGCTGTACAATCAGGCGCAATAAAGTTTGTTCCGGAGCGGTTTACCAAAATTTATATCAACTGGCTTGAAGGGATTCGGGATTGGTGTATTTCCCGTCAGATTTGGTGGGGGCACCGCATTCCGGCTTGGTATTGCGAATGCGGCGAAACTATCGTTTCTCGGGACGATATTTCAGTTTGTCCTAAGTGCGGCGGCAAACTGGAACAGGACCCTGACGTGCTTGATACTTGGTTTAGTTCGGCTTTGTGGCCATTTTCGACCATGGGCTGGCCTGAGCAGACCGCTGAATTAAAACAGTTCTACCCGACCAGCGTGCTGGTGACTGGCTATGATATTATTTTCTTCTGGGTAGCCAGAATGATTATGATGGGCTTAGAGTTTAAAAAGGAAATTCCATTTAAACATGTGTTTATTCATGGTTTGGTCCGCGACTCACAAGGACGGAAAATGAGTAAATCGCTGGGTAACGGTATCGATCCGCTGGAGGTTATAGAGAAATACGGCGCTGATACACTTCGGTTTACCCTTGTTACCGGCAATACGCCCGGCAATGATATGCGCTTTTACTGGGAGCGAGTGGAATCAAGCCGGAACTTTGCTAATAAGCTATGGAATGCATCGCGGTTTGTAATGATGAATCTTGAAGGCTTTGATGCCGCGGACAAGCCTAAAGATGAAGCATTAACCTTGGCCGACCGTTGGATTCTAAGCCGTTATGCGCAAACAGTAAGTGAAGTTACCCGTAATCTTGACCGTTTTGAAGTGGGTGAAGCGGCTCGTTTATTATATGAATTTATTTGGAATGAATATTGCGATTGGTATATCGAACTGGCAAAATCCCGTCTTTACAATAAAGAAGACGAGGTTAGCAGAGGAGCCGCGCAGTATGTATTATGGTATATACTTAATAATACTTTAAAATTGCTGCATCCGTTTATGCCGTTTATTACTGAGCATATCTGGCAGCATCTGCCGCACGAAGGGGTAAGTATTATTGTTGCACCATGGCCTAAAGATCGGCCTGAACTGATTTCAGTCGAAGCCGATCGGGATATGGGCGTAATTATGGATACAATTAAAGCCATTCGTAATATGCGAGCCGAAGTTAATGTGCCGCCCGGCCGCAAGAGCGAGGTTATCCTGCAGATTGCCGATGATTTCAGAACTACTTTTGAGGCCAATCAAAGCTATTTAAAAACACTGGCCGCAGCTGAGCCTATAACTATGCTGCCTATCACTGAGCAAAAACCAGAGAATGCGATGACTGCTGTTGCTAGCGGTGTTGAAATATATCTCCCGTTAAAGGGACTTATAGATGTTGAAAAAGAGACAGCCCGCTTAAGAAAAGAACTCGAAAAAATCGAGAAAGAGCTTAGCCGTATTGCAGGTAAACTTGCTAATGAGGGCTTTGTCGCAAAAGCACCGGCCGAAGTTATTGAAAAAGAGAGGGCCAAAGAACAGGAATACCGTGAAAAACGTGATGCTATCAACGAGCGGTTAAGCTATTTGGCCAGACTATAA